In the Sarcophilus harrisii chromosome 3, mSarHar1.11, whole genome shotgun sequence genome, one interval contains:
- the LOC100916549 gene encoding heterogeneous nuclear ribonucleoprotein H, producing MLSIKAEGSFVVKVRGLPWSCSASDVQHFFSGCRIRNGVAGIHFIYTREGRPSGEAFVELESEEEVELALKKHRETMAHRYVEVFRSNAVEMDWTLKRTAPNSPDPAGDGYVRLRGLPFNCNKEDIVQFFSGLEIMPNGIMLQVDFRGRNSGEAFVQFASQEIAEKALKKHKERMGHRYIEIFKSSQAEVHTHYDLPQKKMVRQRPGPYDRPPTGRYYGSLGRGAGLEGMRYGAHEIMYGGYEDYVGYSNDYHFGRDPRYFLAVSGDSYGSGWSTFQSPAGHFVHMRGLPYKATEKDIYDFFSPLKPVGAYIEVGADGRVTGEADVEFATHEDAVAAMSKDKANMQHRYIELFLNSVAAADSGVYDPQMMGGMGLSNLPGYGSPSGQELNEASGGAYDGQISMSKSDQVLQENSNFSTTYCIENQGEMNNSYNNWGSSVSVGMDRMEEITGMSSMGSESVMYPDY from the coding sequence ATGCTGAGCATCAAAGCAGAAGGCAGCTTTGTGGTGAAGGTCAGGGGCTTGCCTTGGTCGTGCTCGGCCAGTGATGTCCAACACTTCTTCTCAGGCTGCAGAATTCGAAATGGGGTGGCAGGAATTCACTTCATCTATACCAGAGAGGGGAGACCAAGTGGAGAGGCATTTGTGGAGCTCGAGTCTGAAGAAGAGGTCGAACTGGCTCTGAAAAAACACAGAGAGACCATGGCGCACAGATACGTGGAAGTGTTCAGGTCCAACGCTGTGGAGATGGATTGGACCCTGAAGCGCACTGCTCCCAATAGTCCTGACCCTGCAGGCGATGGCTACGTGCGCCTTAGAGGGCTCCCATTTAACTGCAACAAGGAAGACATCGTTCAGTTTTTTTCAGGGTTAGAAATCATGCCGAATGGAATAATGCTGCAGGTAGACTTCCGAGGGAGGAACAGCGGGGAAGCCTTCGTGCAGTTTGCTTCACAAGAGATTGCTGAAAAGGCCTTAAAGAAACACAAGGAGAGAATGGGCCACAGGTACATTGAAATCTTCAAAAGCAGCCAAGCAGAAGTTCACACTCATTATGATCTGCCTCAGAAGAAAATGGTGAGGCAGCGTCCGGGCCCTTACGATAGACCTCCGACCGGCAGATACTATGGCAGCCTCGGGAGAGGAGCGGGGCTTGAGGGAATGAGGTACGGTGCCCACGAAATCATGTACGGAGGCTACGAAGACTACGTTGGATACAGTAATGACTATCACTTTGGGAGAGACCCCAGGTACTTTTTAGCCGTGTCTGGCGACAGCTACGGATCCGGCTGGTCTACCTTCCAGAGTCCTGCGGGCCACTTTGTGCACATGAGAGGGCTACCTTACAAAGCTACTGAAAAGGATATCTATGACTTTTTCTCACCACTCAAACCTGTGGGAGCTTACATTGAGGTTGGAGCTGATGGCAGAGTGACTGGAGAAGCGGATGTGGAGTTCGCTACTCACGAAGATGCTGTGGCAGCCATGTCAAAAGACAAAGCAAATATGCAGCACAGATACATAGAACTCTTCCTCAATTCTGTAGCAGCAGCAGACAGTGGTGTTTATGATCCCCAAATGATGGGGGGCATGGGCTTGTCAAACCTGCCTGGTTATGGCAGTCCATCTGGTCAGGAGCTGAATGAGGCTTCTGGAGGAGCCTACGATGGGCAGATCAGCATGAGCAAAAGTGATCAAGTTTTACAGGAAAACTCCAATTTTTCAACCACATATTGCATAGAAAACCAAGGAGAGATGAACAACAGCTACAACAATTGGGGGAGCTCTGTTTCTGTGGGAATGGATAGAATGGAAGAAATAACAGGCATGTCCAGTATGGGAAGTGAATCAGTAATGTACCCCGATTACTAA